The Pyrus communis chromosome 8, drPyrComm1.1, whole genome shotgun sequence region CGTTATGCAAGGGATGTGGGATATTTTGTGCCAGTAGCGTCCTTTTCCTGGTTGGCATCTCTCTTTTAGCACTGGACACCCAATGATGTCAAGTTTCTCTAGTGAAGGAGGCAGACCCTCCTTTGGAATGGATGCTAGCTTTGGACAATTGAAGAGCCACAGAGATTGAAGGGAGGTGAGGAATTGAAAGCCCTTGCTGCTCAGTTTCTTCAGATTCGGGAAGAATTCTATATAGAGGTGAGTGAGAGATTTGGGGAAGAGCGTCTCCATCAGTACCATGTCGGGTGGAAACGACACCGTATCCGGGTCTTCACCACTTATCGACAAATTTCTAAGAGAGGTGAGTCTGTGCAACCCCAACTCCAACTCCCACAATGACTTACAGCTCTTGACCTTATAAATTGAAAGCCACGTGAGGTTGGGAGGAAAAGTCAAACCTTCACGGTAGTCGATGGTCAATTCCTCAAGAGAGTTGAGATTGTGCATGTCTTCGGGCAACGCCTCCAATTTCTGGCAACTGGTGATCTGGAACGCTCTCAGGTTGGAGGGTCTTCTCCCTCCACTCAGTCTCGGGATGGAAACAAGACTTCCACATTCGTAAATACGTAGCTGTTGAAGATTGCTGAGGTGGCATAAGCCATCCGGTAAGGATTTCAGATTTTGGCAATCCCAGATCTGAATATATTCAAGGCAGTGATTGGTGTTGTCGCTGAAGAACCCGTTCGGTGCTATTAAACCCAGTCGTTCACATTCCTCCTCATCTACTAGTGATTTCAAACTTTTGCAATCTTCAATCCTTATTCTTCTGAGATTTTGGGGAATCTGGAATTTTGCAAAATATATCAACGAATGGCATCCTGTAATCTGGATGTCTTTAAGAGAAGGTGGCAGACTAACATCTGGAAAAGAAACTAGAGATGAACATTCGTATATGCCAAGCTCTTGAAGAGACGACAGCTGATTTAACCCTTTTGGTAGCTTCAAAAGATTTTCGCACTTTTTTAACTCCAGACATTCAAGCTTGCACTCCAATATTTGCAATTGCAGCAACTCCTCTGCTTCTTCTCCCAATTCTTCGACTAGACGAGAGTTATCTTCAATTTCCAAACGGCCAAGACTAGTCAACCGCTGCAATAATCTACCCTCATTCTTCAATGACGACGTCAGCTTCTCACATCCATTAATCTTCAAATCTCTAACCTTGCTTAATCCCTTTCTCAACAATTCCCCTGTTTGCAGAGACATCACCTCCGAAATGTTTGAAAGGCACAAGGACTCTAATAGCTCAAACTCAACCTTAGCATCTGTATGCACCAATACTTTACAACCCTTAATATTTAATTGACGAAGTTGTTTGTAGTTGGCAATCGAAACCGCCAATTCCTCACATTCAACAATTTCAAGTTCGGCTAACAAATCGAGGTTCTCTGGCAGCTTTCCTTCCAACTTGGAACATTTTTCAATTGAAAGCCTTTTCAGGCAAGGGAAAACACCACTTCCGTGATCCAGTTGGAAAGGAAGCCACACCTTCCAATGCTGCATATCCACAAACTCGAGAATCTCTAACAGCGGAAAAGCCAAGACATGCTCGCCATAAAACTCAGCACCAACACTTTCCACTGCATTCATTCCTCTAATATAAAGCTCTTTGAGTTGAGGCAATTGTCCGAGAGGGGGCAACGATAAACAATTGTTACATTCCTCTAAGCGCACAAGCACCATATTAGAGAAGAAGGAACCTCCAACCCATGATGAAAATTCCTTGCCGGCATAACTCTTGATGGTGAGCTCCTTGATCTTTGTATGAGGCTGCAACATGTCAAGCACAGCGGATTCAGTTTCTCCTGTGTCGCTTGAATGAGACCATTCTAGGACCAACGAATCAAGCCTCTCCTTGCATTTCAAGTTGGCCCTCCTGGCATCCTCGACATCAGTCACATTCTCCAATCTTGAGAGGCGCAATGTCCCTCGGAGCTGTGATAGGGGCCCTATCTCTCTTATCCCAGATTGATCACTACCTTCGCTCGCCACAAAAAGAGGCAGTGATTGTAGATTCGTCAATTGACCTAGTTGCGAAGGCATTCCTTCCAACGAAGATGCACCTGAGTTGTTGAGATGGCGCAACTTAATTAGATTGCTCAAGTCCGCAGGCAATGACTTCAATTTATAACAACCTTCCAATATCAAGGTTTGCAAGTTGTAAAGAGTGCTTGTTGATTTAGGCAAACGGGTTATAGCTGTGTAGGAAAGGTCGAGATACCGTAGATATCTCAAATCACCAATTGAGTTTGGCAGCTCAGTTATTCCATAGCCATTAAAAGAGAGCACCCGCAAGTACTGCAATTTTGGCAATAAATCAAAGGTAACCTGACGAGACAAATTACGGCCCCAACTGGAATCTGAGAGTGAAAGTGGCAGGAATGTTCGCAAACGTTCAGCTTTTGGAAAGTCCTCAAATCTCATAACTCCATCAAATCGACCAGCAATGAAAGACGAATGGCGAGCCCTTCGAAAGCAAGTGCTTTGCAAGTTATCACCTTGCTTATCTtccaatctaaaacatatttcacCTGCTGCCCATCGTGCTAAATCATTAACGAGGTCATGCATTACATATCGTGAATTGTTTTTGCTTGATTCTTGAAACAGCGACCTTGCTAATAGCTCTCGAAAGTAGTCGCGGCCCAAATCCTCCATTTGTTTATTGTCATCATGTTTTTGTTGAATCAAACCCTCTGCCATCCACAAAAGGACGAGCTGCTTCTCCCCAAATTCATAGTCATTTGGAAGTATTGAGCAATAGGCAAAACACCTCTTCAAATGTGATGGAAGATAGTGATAGCTCA contains the following coding sequences:
- the LOC137742122 gene encoding putative disease resistance RPP13-like protein 1; protein product: MALGEVFLAAFLQMLLDRLTRREFLNYFGNFRGVGKKLDKWRATLSTIAAVLSDAEERQLTDHLVKLWLDDLRDLAYDVEDMLDKFATQMLKRMIEGRVSASNKVRNSLFKIKFDWDMNSEMKKITEQLQDISARKVEFGLKDTGTSAKESRSLPSSDVLDEKLLVGRDGDKGKIIELLSRKYEHADAVNFGVVAIVGMAGVGKTTLAQLVFNNKDDAMKDFELKVWVSVSDDFDVVRVTKAILESITSRPVQVEEFSKMQHDLSEQLRGKKFLIVLDDIWDKDDYDLYDLWTRLQSPFGVGAGGSKIIVTTRDRNVAKITGAAGVHNLECMADDDCMEIFERHAFGEINNGKPVNYEVIRTKIVGKCCGLPLAARTLGGLLRRQEKEEWGEILDNKLWNLADKSGLLPVLKLSYHYLPSHLKRCFAYCSILPNDYEFGEKQLVLLWMAEGLIQQKHDDNKQMEDLGRDYFRELLARSLFQESSKNNSRYVMHDLVNDLARWAAGEICFRLEDKQGDNLQSTCFRRARHSSFIAGRFDGVMRFEDFPKAERLRTFLPLSLSDSSWGRNLSRQVTFDLLPKLQYLRVLSFNGYGITELPNSIGDLRYLRYLDLSYTAITRLPKSTSTLYNLQTLILEGCYKLKSLPADLSNLIKLRHLNNSGASSLEGMPSQLGQLTNLQSLPLFVASEGSDQSGIREIGPLSQLRGTLRLSRLENVTDVEDARRANLKCKERLDSLVLEWSHSSDTGETESAVLDMLQPHTKIKELTIKSYAGKEFSSWVGGSFFSNMVLVRLEECNNCLSLPPLGQLPQLKELYIRGMNAVESVGAEFYGEHVLAFPLLEILEFVDMQHWKVWLPFQLDHGSGVFPCLKRLSIEKCSKLEGKLPENLDLLAELEIVECEELAVSIANYKQLRQLNIKGCKVLVHTDAKVEFELLESLCLSNISEVMSLQTGELLRKGLSKVRDLKINGCEKLTSSLKNEGRLLQRLTSLGRLEIEDNSRLVEELGEEAEELLQLQILECKLECLELKKCENLLKLPKGLNQLSSLQELGIYECSSLVSFPDVSLPPSLKDIQITGCHSLIYFAKFQIPQNLRRIRIEDCKSLKSLVDEEECERLGLIAPNGFFSDNTNHCLEYIQIWDCQNLKSLPDGLCHLSNLQQLRIYECGSLVSIPRLSGGRRPSNLRAFQITSCQKLEALPEDMHNLNSLEELTIDYREGLTFPPNLTWLSIYKVKSCKSLWELELGLHRLTSLRNLSISGEDPDTVSFPPDMVLMETLFPKSLTHLYIEFFPNLKKLSSKGFQFLTSLQSLWLFNCPKLASIPKEGLPPSLEKLDIIGCPVLKERCQPGKGRYWHKISHIPCITIDWKLI